One segment of Pandoraea pnomenusa DNA contains the following:
- the scpB gene encoding SMC-Scp complex subunit ScpB has protein sequence MNTQEAKLVLETALICAQEPLKVGDLRKLFNDAVSGDTVRALLEEIRMQWDGRGVELVALATGWRFQSRPRMREYLDRLNPEKPPKYSRAVMETLAIIAYRQPVTRGDIEEIRGVTVNTQIIKQLEDRGWIEVIGHRDVPGRPGLYATTKDFLDDLGLRALDALPPLEDPAAQAQIDLLAQQNIEFGERAEGEAGEDVASDDAPMADAEALARLAQDRADNLPLAQGLPEGQRPTSGDDAVTEEALLDAVMAEGDAPADAAYSGESEAALANADGDVGAIPPDAEELVPAGRVSEQVAAPQDDASLGEGGQQVRGRQSVEEFSEDLGSAAAEGDDPPQDAQYLASEANDAPTQADDPAAPVTQEVSPRAVDPAANEAATGQPMSGGMDDDENDGDDKTLVTGT, from the coding sequence ATGAATACCCAAGAGGCGAAACTCGTCCTCGAGACCGCGTTGATTTGCGCGCAGGAGCCGCTCAAGGTCGGCGATCTGCGCAAGCTCTTCAATGACGCCGTGTCCGGCGACACGGTGCGCGCGCTGCTCGAGGAAATCCGCATGCAATGGGACGGCCGAGGTGTGGAATTGGTGGCGTTGGCCACCGGCTGGCGTTTCCAGAGCCGTCCGCGCATGCGCGAATACCTTGACCGTCTCAATCCGGAGAAGCCGCCGAAGTATTCGCGCGCCGTGATGGAGACGCTCGCGATCATTGCCTATCGCCAGCCGGTCACGCGTGGCGATATCGAGGAGATTCGCGGCGTGACGGTCAATACCCAGATCATCAAGCAGCTCGAAGACCGCGGCTGGATCGAGGTGATCGGCCATCGCGACGTGCCGGGGCGCCCCGGCCTGTACGCCACGACCAAGGACTTCCTCGACGATCTCGGGCTGCGCGCGCTCGACGCGCTGCCGCCGCTCGAAGATCCGGCGGCGCAGGCGCAGATCGACCTGCTCGCGCAGCAGAACATCGAATTCGGCGAGCGGGCCGAAGGCGAAGCGGGAGAAGACGTGGCGTCGGACGACGCGCCGATGGCCGACGCCGAAGCGCTGGCGCGCCTGGCGCAGGATCGCGCCGACAATCTGCCGCTCGCGCAGGGCCTGCCGGAAGGACAACGGCCGACGTCCGGCGACGATGCGGTGACGGAAGAGGCGCTGCTCGACGCGGTCATGGCTGAAGGCGACGCCCCCGCGGATGCGGCGTATTCCGGCGAATCCGAGGCGGCGCTTGCCAATGCCGATGGTGACGTCGGGGCAATTCCGCCGGATGCCGAGGAACTCGTACCGGCGGGACGCGTCAGTGAGCAGGTCGCGGCGCCGCAGGATGACGCGTCGCTCGGCGAGGGCGGCCAGCAGGTGCGGGGCCGTCAGAGCGTCGAGGAATTTTCCGAAGATTTGGGGAGTGCGGCTGCGGAAGGCGACGATCCGCCGCAAGATGCGCAGTACCTGGCAAGTGAGGCAAACGATGCACCGACGCAGGCGGACGATCCCGCAGCGCCGGTCACGCAGGAGGTTTCCCCGCGCGCTGTCGACCCGGCAGCGAACGAAGCCGCCACCGGTCAGCCCATGTCCGGTGGGATGGATGACGACGAGAACGACGGGGACGACAAGACTCTCGTCACGGGCACCTGA
- the rimP gene encoding ribosome maturation factor RimP: MQLPELIETTVEGLGYELVDLERAGGGLLRVYIDKPEGITIDDCETVSRQLSHVLMVENVNYDRLEVSSPGLDRPLRKLRDFERFAGTEVSLTLRVPLEGRKQFRGILQAPQGENLSLEFEGKGGPALLEFTLADIDRARLVPQIDFRSRKR; this comes from the coding sequence TTGCAATTGCCAGAACTGATCGAGACCACGGTCGAAGGCCTGGGTTACGAGCTGGTCGATCTTGAACGCGCCGGTGGCGGTCTGCTGCGGGTGTACATCGACAAGCCGGAGGGCATCACGATCGATGACTGCGAGACGGTGAGCCGTCAGCTCTCGCATGTGCTGATGGTCGAGAACGTCAATTACGACCGACTCGAAGTGTCGTCGCCGGGGCTGGATCGTCCGCTGCGCAAGCTGCGTGACTTCGAGCGCTTCGCCGGCACGGAAGTGAGTCTCACGTTGCGTGTGCCGCTCGAAGGCCGCAAGCAGTTCCGCGGCATTCTGCAGGCGCCGCAAGGCGAAAACTTGAGCCTTGAGTTCGAAGGCAAGGGCGGCCCGGCGCTGCTCGAATTCACCCTCGCGGATATAGACCGTGCGCGCCTTGTGCCGCAGATTGATTTTAGGAGTCGCAAACGATGA
- the fnr gene encoding fumarate/nitrate reduction transcriptional regulator Fnr, giving the protein MTTEIGRIPVVQPRCSTCSLGQFCLPVGIPEAELERLDALVSERRRLKKGEVLYHANDDLSAVYGIRFGSLKSCVTAPDGREQVVGFHLQGELIGLDAVADSHHPSTAIALEDSELCIARFGELETLSRQVPSLQRQLHRLMSQEIRNEHQQLLALGTMRAEERLAVFLHNLSERLSARGYAANEFVLRMSREEIGSFLGLKLETVSRLFSRFAQNGMIEIRQRHVKIIDAAALRELAGVTGIHC; this is encoded by the coding sequence ATGACCACAGAAATCGGTCGCATTCCCGTCGTCCAGCCCCGCTGTTCCACTTGCTCGCTGGGCCAGTTCTGCCTGCCCGTCGGCATTCCGGAAGCGGAACTGGAGCGACTGGATGCACTCGTGAGCGAGCGCCGTCGCCTCAAGAAAGGCGAGGTGCTCTATCACGCCAACGATGACCTGAGCGCCGTCTACGGCATCCGCTTCGGGTCGCTCAAAAGCTGCGTCACGGCGCCCGACGGCCGTGAGCAGGTCGTCGGTTTCCACCTTCAGGGCGAGCTGATCGGCCTGGATGCGGTGGCCGACAGTCATCACCCCAGCACTGCCATTGCGCTCGAGGACAGCGAGCTGTGCATTGCGCGTTTCGGCGAACTGGAGACGCTTTCGCGTCAGGTACCGTCGCTGCAACGCCAGCTGCATCGTCTGATGAGCCAGGAAATCCGCAACGAGCATCAGCAACTGCTCGCCCTGGGCACCATGCGCGCCGAAGAGCGGCTGGCGGTCTTCCTGCACAACCTGTCCGAGCGTCTTTCGGCGCGGGGCTACGCCGCCAACGAATTTGTGCTGCGCATGAGCCGCGAAGAAATCGGCAGCTTCCTCGGCCTCAAGCTGGAGACGGTCAGCCGCCTGTTTTCGCGCTTCGCGCAAAACGGCATGATCGAAATCCGCCAGCGGCACGTCAAGATCATCGACGCTGCCGCCCTGCGCGAACTCGCCGGCGTGACCGGCATTCACTGCTGA
- a CDS encoding YybH family protein gives MPAAIFLSPEDAEHAYYEALRTGDADALMDVWSEDEEVVCIHPSGPRHVGPAAVRSSWRQILANGGLQVSVSHLQVANNPLCAVHNVLEQIQVESHPEARYAFVLATNVYLKEADGWRLVLHHASPAIGHEDSAAPLARTHHLH, from the coding sequence ATGCCCGCTGCCATTTTTCTGAGTCCGGAAGACGCCGAGCACGCCTATTACGAGGCGCTGCGCACGGGCGACGCCGATGCGCTGATGGACGTCTGGTCGGAGGATGAGGAAGTCGTTTGCATTCACCCGTCCGGCCCCCGCCATGTCGGCCCCGCGGCCGTGCGCAGCAGTTGGCGACAGATCCTGGCCAACGGTGGGCTACAGGTGTCGGTCAGTCACCTGCAGGTGGCCAACAACCCGCTGTGCGCCGTTCACAACGTGCTCGAGCAGATCCAGGTGGAATCACATCCCGAAGCGCGCTACGCCTTCGTACTCGCCACCAACGTCTATCTGAAGGAAGCGGACGGCTGGCGACTCGTGCTGCATCACGCCAGCCCCGCGATCGGGCACGAGGATAGCGCCGCGCCGCTCGCTCGCACCCATCATCTTCACTGA
- a CDS encoding pseudouridine synthase — protein MHARDAGAEARAPEGEGGDDKASRRGLRRGPRSLIARRRAAQQAKREGDDSGTGEFAASDASQGVPSGETSHSQAPVADGAPAAAQARGRQGARKPRGGKQRDGASPAAKPAQASGAATGGEPAGKAQPGDGKGRGRKGAAAVGGRSAGAGKVSRGGRGGKGGKNGDDDLFAFVTSGGFDNDDADGDAKAAAKRGRRPADRRVLSPDDEAPKLHKVLAEAGMGSRREMEELILAGRVSVNAEPAHIGQRILPTDQVRINGKLVKRRITSKPPRVLLYHKPAGEIVSHADPEGRASVFDRLPPMKTAKWLAVGRLDFNTEGLLILTTSGDLANRFMHPRYGIEREYAVRTVGQLSESSRQQLLRGIELDDGQANFLRLQDGGGEGSNHWYHVALTEGRNREVRRMFDAAGLMVSRLIRTRYGPLTLPRGLKRGRYEELDDAQVRSLFAAVGMKMPGASADDKGGKPGRGGKAGAVKEPRRQPDPMQTALGVFSREPGQSRRPRANPLTAFVGPSGGYPGQTSSPRGEGRRFGGGNAAGGGGYSGQPRGNGNGNVNGNRSRGGNRAGGGNYGGGNSGNRGNRGGNRSR, from the coding sequence CTGCACGCACGCGATGCCGGTGCCGAAGCACGTGCGCCGGAAGGCGAGGGTGGTGACGACAAGGCGTCGCGCCGCGGCTTGCGCCGCGGACCGCGTAGTCTGATCGCGCGTCGTCGCGCGGCGCAGCAAGCCAAGCGAGAGGGCGACGACAGCGGCACGGGCGAATTTGCCGCGTCCGACGCTTCGCAGGGCGTACCGTCCGGCGAAACGTCGCACAGCCAGGCGCCCGTCGCCGACGGGGCGCCCGCCGCGGCGCAAGCGCGTGGCCGCCAGGGCGCCCGCAAGCCGCGCGGCGGCAAGCAGCGCGATGGCGCCTCGCCAGCGGCGAAGCCCGCGCAGGCCTCAGGCGCCGCGACCGGTGGCGAACCGGCGGGCAAGGCGCAACCGGGTGACGGCAAGGGCCGCGGCCGTAAGGGTGCCGCCGCCGTCGGTGGCCGAAGCGCCGGGGCCGGCAAGGTGAGCCGGGGCGGCAGGGGTGGCAAGGGCGGCAAGAATGGCGATGACGACCTCTTCGCGTTCGTGACGTCGGGCGGGTTCGATAACGACGACGCCGACGGCGACGCCAAGGCAGCTGCCAAGCGCGGCCGTCGACCGGCCGATCGTCGTGTCCTGTCGCCGGACGACGAAGCGCCGAAGCTGCACAAGGTGCTCGCCGAGGCCGGCATGGGCTCGCGTCGCGAGATGGAGGAGCTGATCCTTGCCGGGCGAGTGTCCGTCAACGCCGAGCCGGCGCATATCGGCCAGCGTATTCTCCCGACCGATCAGGTGCGTATCAACGGCAAGCTCGTCAAGCGCCGCATCACCAGCAAGCCGCCGCGCGTGCTCCTGTATCACAAGCCGGCGGGCGAGATCGTCAGCCACGCCGATCCGGAAGGTCGCGCCTCGGTATTCGACCGTCTGCCGCCGATGAAGACGGCCAAGTGGCTCGCCGTCGGACGACTGGACTTCAATACGGAAGGTCTGCTGATCCTGACGACGTCCGGCGACCTGGCGAATCGGTTCATGCATCCGCGTTACGGCATCGAGCGCGAGTACGCCGTGCGCACTGTCGGCCAACTGAGCGAATCGTCGCGCCAGCAGCTGCTGCGCGGCATCGAGCTCGACGACGGTCAGGCCAATTTCCTGCGCTTGCAGGACGGCGGTGGCGAGGGCTCGAATCATTGGTATCACGTGGCACTGACGGAAGGTCGCAACCGCGAAGTGCGTCGCATGTTCGATGCCGCGGGATTGATGGTCAGTCGTCTGATTCGTACGCGTTATGGCCCGCTCACGCTGCCGCGCGGCTTGAAGCGAGGACGTTACGAGGAACTTGACGACGCTCAGGTGCGTTCGCTGTTCGCCGCCGTCGGCATGAAAATGCCGGGAGCGAGCGCGGACGACAAGGGCGGCAAGCCGGGCCGTGGCGGCAAGGCCGGCGCCGTCAAGGAGCCGCGCCGACAGCCGGATCCGATGCAGACCGCGCTGGGAGTGTTCAGCCGCGAGCCGGGGCAGTCGCGTCGTCCGCGTGCCAATCCGCTTACGGCGTTCGTCGGCCCGAGCGGCGGCTACCCGGGGCAGACGTCTTCGCCTCGCGGAGAAGGCCGGCGTTTCGGCGGCGGCAACGCAGCGGGCGGTGGCGGCTACAGTGGTCAGCCGCGAGGCAACGGCAATGGAAACGTCAATGGCAATCGCAGCCGTGGCGGCAACCGCGCCGGTGGTGGCAACTACGGCGGCGGCAATTCCGGTAACCGTGGCAACCGCGGCGGCAACCGTTCTCGTTGA